CGCCGGTTCTTGTGTTATCAAGGAATGGAAGAAGGCCAATCTATTGAAACCTTCAGTTGTTAAACCTGCCGTATCACCCATTGAACAGACACTGGTCTTAAAGAGATTGGGAACGCTTTCCGCCGATGATTCAAACTCTCTTGATGGCGCATTAAAGGAGCTTTTCGAGCTTTAAGGGGGAATTCACCTGCTGTGGCCGCATATCCCAGCGTACCCACGTCAGTCCTTGTCCATCCCCACGAGGTTTAGAAGGTTCTTGCTCCAGGGCATGTCCCTTCGTTCCAGGTACCATTCCACCGGGCCGTGCAGGGCGAAGGCCAGGCCCATCAGGAACAGCATGTGGTGCGGCAGCTGCGCCACCACGAACACCACGAACATCACCGCCACCAGCGTCTGGAACGGCTTGCGGCGGGCAAGGTCCACCTGCTTGAAATTGCGGTACGGGATGGAGCTTACCATCAGGAACGCGGTTATATACACCGTTATCACCACCAGCGTGGCAGGCGCCTTGTCCAGCTCCAGCGCGCCGCGGGTGAGCAGCACTATCGCCGCCAGAAGCCCGGCGCCCGCGGGGATCGGAAGCCCCACGAACCTGTCCTTGCGCACCTCGGAGGTCTGCGTGTTGAACCTTGCCAGCCGCAGCGCCCCGCATATCACGAAAAGGAACGCCGCCA
This window of the Nitrospinota bacterium genome carries:
- a CDS encoding type II toxin-antitoxin system PemK/MazF family toxin, which encodes MTPYKRGEVILVPFPFSDQTAAKKRPAVVISSSRYNAISKDIIIMAVTSKTDKPFDAGSCVIKEWKKANLLKPSVVKPAVSPIEQTLVLKRLGTLSADDSNSLDGALKELFEL
- the pssA gene encoding CDP-diacylglycerol--serine O-phosphatidyltransferase encodes the protein MEPESGGASSQPPAGNGGEGRLAPFGAIRKGIFIVPSLITSASFFCGFYSIIASINGDYYAAAWVIFLAIVFDGLDGRIARATGSTTEFGVEYDSLSDLISFGAAPAILMYNWVLQPFGRIGWMAAFLFVICGALRLARFNTQTSEVRKDRFVGLPIPAGAGLLAAIVLLTRGALELDKAPATLVVITVYITAFLMVSSIPYRNFKQVDLARRKPFQTLVAVMFVVFVVAQLPHHMLFLMGLAFALHGPVEWYLERRDMPWSKNLLNLVGMDKD